A portion of the Elephas maximus indicus isolate mEleMax1 chromosome 13, mEleMax1 primary haplotype, whole genome shotgun sequence genome contains these proteins:
- the LOC126087845 gene encoding POLG alternative reading frame-like: MTLSAYDFSNSRKLRMRTNRAQSSQSNVCASAGARGRRFGQGRPRLALALAGSLEKEQRGRKTLLTKNVSAVSQTLRPRPAPGGRPSPRASPLEGAGAGARAEPTQVLRIRLGGGYAGLYKPPGVRSCVRLAAKIVPTCLRAPRRACSPAGRPARPAGPRRPHGVPAGKSCLPPAWAGLGGAAVPAAAANGPRAASAGATVPPPPPVRASPGRGVGHVPAGVGPRGGGCVTGADRTEGAPGPEHFFLLRPSHVRPEAAGACSLGA, encoded by the exons ATGACCCTCTCTGCTTATGACTTCAGCAACTCCAGAAAGCTCCGCATGAGGACTAACCG CGCACAAAGCAGCCAATCTAATGTGTGTGCGTCTGCTGGAGCCCGGGGACGAAGGTTCGGACAGGGACGCCCAAGGCTGGCGCTAGCCCTGGCGGGCTCCCTGGAAAAGGAGCAGCGTGGGCGCAAGACTTTACTGACAAAAAACGTCTCTGCCGTGTCGCAGACGCTT CGCCCTCGTCCAGCCCCGGGTGGGCGGCCGAGCCCTCGGGCCAGCCCGCTGGAAGGGGCGGGGGCGGGAGCCCGGGCGGAGCCGACACAGGTGCTTCGCATCCGGCTAGGGGGCGGCTACGCGGGGCTTTATAAGCCGCCCGGGGTGCGGAGCTGCGTGCGTCTCGCTGCAAAAATAGTGCCCACGTGTCTGCGTGCCCCTCGCCGCGCCTGCTCGCCGGCCGGCCGGCCCGCCCGTCCCGCAGGGCCACGCCGGCCCCATGGCGTTCCCGCTGGTAAGAGCTGCCTGCCGCCCGCCTGGGCGGGGCTGGGCGGGGCCGCGGTGCCGGCCGCGGCAGCTAACGGTCCGCGCGCAGCCTCGGCCGGCGCCACCGTACCCCCTCCGCCCCCAGTGCGCGCGAGCCCCGGGCGGGGCGTGGGTCACGTGCCCGCGGGCGTGGGGCCTCGTGGAGGGGGGTGTGTG acaggagctgaTCGGACGGAAGGAGCCCCGGGCCCGGAACACTTCTTTCTCTTGCGGCCGTCGCACGTGAGACCCGAAGCTGCGGGCGCCTGCAGCTTAGGCGCCTAG